The following coding sequences lie in one Mucilaginibacter sp. KACC 22773 genomic window:
- a CDS encoding lipid A deacylase LpxR family protein, with amino-acid sequence MLNKLFFTLVCLLGCTTLFAQQHSQEFGIQTDNDSYLGQGSDRYYTNGIFFYYRKALKVAESGNLQNKILGIELGQKMFNPQSGYVRDAGDVDRPFAAYTYIGGTLNLLYKNESTLKLGAQIGLVGPAAGGEPVQKLIHNTFGFYTLNGWQYQIRNDVELNLSAEYNKLLARASWADVSLASYANLGTGFTGAGLGPLFRLGNFNQLFSSISTQSTASLTPQSNLLHKQELFFYYKPQINAIVYDATVQGGLFSSHDPNSLEITGTKKPFVFSQQFGVGFSFTRFTFDVAAIFHTREVKTMIHSHQWAAITGVYRFK; translated from the coding sequence ATGCTAAACAAGCTTTTTTTTACGCTGGTATGCCTGTTGGGCTGTACCACATTATTTGCCCAGCAACATAGCCAGGAATTTGGCATCCAAACTGATAACGACTCGTACCTGGGCCAGGGGTCTGATAGGTATTACACCAATGGTATTTTTTTTTATTACCGTAAGGCCTTAAAAGTTGCAGAATCAGGGAACCTTCAAAACAAAATTTTGGGCATCGAATTAGGGCAAAAGATGTTTAATCCACAATCGGGCTACGTTAGGGATGCAGGCGATGTTGACAGGCCTTTTGCCGCATACACCTATATTGGCGGTACCTTAAACCTGTTATATAAAAACGAAAGCACCCTTAAACTTGGGGCGCAAATAGGGCTGGTTGGCCCGGCGGCCGGTGGCGAACCCGTTCAAAAACTTATTCATAACACTTTTGGCTTTTACACGCTAAACGGCTGGCAATACCAGATCAGGAATGATGTTGAGCTTAATTTATCTGCCGAATATAACAAGCTGCTTGCCCGTGCGTCATGGGCAGATGTAAGCCTGGCCAGCTATGCCAATTTAGGTACCGGCTTTACCGGGGCCGGATTAGGACCGCTGTTTCGCCTGGGCAACTTTAACCAGCTATTCAGTTCAATAAGTACGCAAAGCACGGCATCGTTAACTCCTCAAAGCAATTTACTGCACAAACAAGAGTTGTTTTTTTACTACAAACCGCAAATAAACGCCATAGTTTACGATGCCACTGTACAAGGCGGCCTTTTTAGCAGCCACGACCCTAATAGCCTGGAAATTACCGGGACCAAAAAGCCCTTTGTTTTTAGCCAGCAATTTGGCGTAGGTTTTAGCTTTACACGCTTCACGTTTGATGTTGCCGCTATTTTCCACACCCGTGAAGTTAAGACGATGATACATTCGCACCAATGGGCGGCAATAACCGGGGTTTATAGATTTAAGTAA
- a CDS encoding class I SAM-dependent methyltransferase, producing the protein MQNQLQQTFGNIDIYLFDQLLKGRFDDCKTVLDAGCGGGRNLVYFLQNGFNVYGVDQSEAAVDAVKQLSATLAPGNPLSNFAVSGVEDLPYPDNTFDLVICSAVLHFAKSIEHFDNMVHSLWRVLKPGGYFFARLASDIGIENLVKPVDNNNRFLLPDGSERFLVDEQILLRYGFALNGTLYEPIKTTNVQNLRCMTTWCLQKQ; encoded by the coding sequence ATGCAAAATCAGCTTCAGCAAACATTTGGCAATATTGACATTTACCTGTTCGATCAGTTATTGAAAGGCCGGTTTGATGACTGCAAAACCGTATTGGATGCCGGCTGCGGCGGCGGCCGTAACCTGGTTTACTTTTTACAAAACGGGTTTAATGTTTATGGGGTTGATCAAAGCGAGGCGGCTGTTGATGCGGTTAAGCAATTATCCGCTACGTTAGCGCCGGGCAATCCCCTGTCAAACTTCGCGGTATCGGGTGTTGAAGATCTGCCTTATCCGGATAACACTTTCGACCTGGTGATTTGCAGCGCGGTTTTACATTTTGCAAAGAGTATTGAACATTTCGACAACATGGTACACTCGCTTTGGCGGGTGCTTAAACCCGGCGGCTACTTTTTTGCCCGGCTGGCATCGGATATCGGGATTGAAAACCTGGTAAAACCTGTTGATAACAATAACCGTTTCCTGCTTCCAGATGGTTCTGAACGTTTTTTAGTAGATGAACAAATCCTGCTGCGCTACGGCTTTGCGCTAAACGGTACGCTTTATGAACCGATAAAAACAACTAACGTGCAAAACCTACGATGCATGACTACGTGGTGTTTGCAGAAGCAGTAA
- a CDS encoding glycoside hydrolase family 31 protein, whose translation MLPTLNAKIKQSIALFILLAGAMATLTANATVKSFKKGPDGVTFSLDKGLMKVLVRSADIIEVKYTIFDAFETKPSLVVVNSWKTPTAYQVTATKTEVVITTAKMKVIVNKGTNAITYTDLKGNVITAEDSENKTITPATIAGISTYNVSTQFTSPVNEALYGLGCHPLDSLSINYKGRNQELLIKYLTGAIPVLLSTKGYGLLWDNYSASNFYGAEADNTKFKYVSESGKQVDYFFFYGPSFDHIIDSYRIATGRAPMFGKWAYGLFQSQDRYMSEKEILTVKDKYRDNHIPVDVIVQDWYYWDPLPIGSHVMKPERYPHPKQMVDELHKANIHAMISIWPVFGKGTPNYDALEKMGGLTDITWDNVVTHTFDTYYDAHNPKARELYWDQARDSLVKRYGFDAWWIDQCEPDNGALLDARRQSNFSIGKGIDYFNTYSLQHTKGVYDGWRRDIPGKRAFFLVRQSFAGEQRNAATLWSSDIECTFWNYKNQVPQGINACASGIPYWTSDIGGYHFHWKAADWSQPDKRELFTRWFQFGAFCPIFRIHGKGERALFSDNWDANTKAILLNFDKLRYRLLPYIYSLAGKVTTENYTMMRALTFDFRNDEKAYGIPDQYMFGPAFMVNPVTEQLYTSADADKKAKARQVYLPAATKWYNFWTGEVLDGGQTISAAAPIEILPLYVKAGSIIPMGPHMEYATEKPASNIELRIYPGANGTFKLYEDENENYNYEKGAFATISFNWDDKAHKLTISGTKGHFPGMLKNRTFNIVLVKGAHGSDVEITAKADKVVKYSGKALVVNL comes from the coding sequence ATGTTACCCACCTTAAATGCAAAAATAAAACAATCGATTGCGTTGTTTATCTTGCTGGCAGGCGCTATGGCCACACTTACTGCAAACGCTACCGTTAAATCCTTTAAAAAAGGTCCCGATGGCGTTACCTTTTCTTTAGATAAGGGCCTGATGAAGGTGCTTGTGCGCAGTGCCGACATTATCGAAGTAAAATATACCATTTTTGATGCCTTCGAAACCAAGCCTTCGCTGGTGGTGGTTAACAGCTGGAAAACCCCTACTGCCTACCAGGTAACGGCAACCAAAACCGAGGTAGTCATCACCACGGCAAAAATGAAGGTAATAGTAAATAAGGGCACCAACGCCATTACTTATACCGATTTAAAAGGCAACGTAATTACTGCCGAAGACAGCGAAAACAAAACAATAACACCCGCAACTATTGCCGGCATCAGTACCTATAATGTAAGCACACAGTTTACCTCACCGGTAAACGAAGCGCTTTACGGCTTAGGCTGCCACCCCTTAGATTCTTTATCCATTAACTATAAAGGCCGCAACCAGGAGTTACTTATCAAGTACCTGACCGGCGCTATCCCGGTATTGTTATCAACCAAGGGTTATGGCTTGCTTTGGGACAACTATTCGGCATCAAACTTTTATGGCGCCGAGGCTGATAACACCAAATTTAAATACGTATCTGAAAGTGGTAAACAGGTAGATTACTTCTTCTTCTACGGCCCTTCTTTTGATCATATTATCGATTCATATCGTATAGCAACCGGCCGTGCGCCAATGTTTGGCAAATGGGCTTACGGGCTTTTCCAATCGCAGGATAGGTACATGAGCGAAAAGGAAATATTGACTGTTAAAGATAAATATCGCGATAATCACATCCCTGTTGACGTAATTGTACAGGACTGGTACTACTGGGATCCGTTGCCAATTGGCTCGCACGTGATGAAGCCCGAGCGTTACCCTCACCCAAAACAAATGGTTGATGAACTGCACAAGGCAAACATCCATGCCATGATTTCGATATGGCCCGTATTTGGTAAAGGCACCCCCAACTATGATGCATTGGAAAAAATGGGCGGCTTAACTGATATTACCTGGGATAACGTGGTTACCCACACTTTTGATACCTATTACGATGCCCATAATCCTAAAGCCCGCGAATTGTATTGGGACCAGGCACGCGATAGCCTGGTAAAACGCTACGGTTTTGATGCCTGGTGGATTGACCAGTGCGAGCCGGATAATGGCGCTTTGCTTGATGCCCGCCGCCAAAGTAACTTCAGCATAGGTAAAGGGATTGATTATTTTAATACCTACTCGTTGCAGCACACCAAAGGGGTTTACGATGGCTGGCGCAGGGATATTCCGGGCAAACGCGCTTTCTTTTTGGTAAGGCAATCATTTGCCGGCGAACAGCGTAATGCAGCCACCTTATGGTCAAGCGATATTGAGTGTACCTTTTGGAACTATAAAAACCAGGTGCCACAGGGTATCAACGCCTGCGCATCGGGTATCCCCTATTGGACATCAGATATTGGCGGTTACCACTTCCATTGGAAAGCTGCCGACTGGTCGCAGCCGGATAAGCGCGAGCTGTTTACCCGTTGGTTCCAGTTTGGCGCGTTTTGCCCCATCTTTCGTATCCACGGTAAAGGCGAGCGTGCTTTATTTAGCGACAACTGGGATGCCAATACCAAAGCCATCCTGTTAAACTTTGATAAACTGCGTTACCGCCTGCTGCCATACATCTACTCGCTGGCCGGCAAGGTAACTACCGAAAACTATACCATGATGCGCGCCCTGACATTTGATTTCAGGAACGATGAAAAAGCCTACGGCATACCAGACCAATATATGTTTGGCCCTGCCTTTATGGTTAACCCTGTTACCGAGCAACTGTATACATCGGCCGATGCTGATAAAAAAGCTAAAGCTCGCCAGGTTTACCTGCCCGCTGCAACCAAATGGTACAACTTTTGGACTGGTGAAGTGCTCGACGGTGGCCAAACCATCAGCGCTGCCGCACCTATCGAGATATTGCCGCTTTATGTAAAAGCCGGTTCTATCATCCCAATGGGCCCGCACATGGAATACGCTACCGAAAAACCAGCCAGCAATATCGAATTAAGGATATACCCAGGCGCAAATGGTACGTTTAAGCTGTACGAAGACGAAAACGAAAATTACAACTACGAAAAAGGAGCTTTTGCCACCATCAGCTTTAACTGGGATGATAAAGCGCATAAGCTGACTATATCAGGTACCAAGGGCCACTTTCCAGGGATGCTAAAAAACCGCACCTTTAATATTGTGCTGGTTAAGGGGGCACATGGCTCAGATGTGGAGATAACAGCCAAAGCTGATAAGGTGGTTAAATACAGCGGAAAAGCGTTGGTAGTTAACTTGTAA
- a CDS encoding TonB-dependent receptor, producing the protein MIKLYLSWFLTLAIAVNATAQSKKTIKKDTTHLKTVTVHGYLSEQPVLSVPASVSVLGAAQLKLQPDNSFVTALNTVPGIRAEERSPGSYRLSIRGSLLRSPFGVRDVKIYFDEIPLTDAGGNTYLNAIDIGSIGSIEILKGPDGSLFGANSGGVVSLSSINRYNDGSYLTAGVNTGSYGLFHEKVTLQQRSGANLFNISQSFQTYHGYRQHSDTHRNYIQLADKWNYSGKNELKVLGLYSNLAYQTPGGLNLAQFTANPTLARQPTATLPGAIQQQIGITTKMYLGGLTNEYHLSDRIRNVLSVFGSHVDFANPFITNYEQRKENTYGLRTYFELAGNHQENLDWKADLGIEWQQTNSLISNYGNKKGVKDTTQTSDNIHTNQHFIFGRYSADLFKRLHAEAALSLNWYDYDFKNIYPLNQSGFTNRNFTPQLMPRLALSYQLTNNFIWRASVSRGYSTPTTAEVRPTDNIVNTSLQAQTGWNYETGFRLRNQDETLLLDASVFYYRISNAIVRRLNTDETEHYINAGGTNQPGFELSFTDWIIRQNSTHFIRGLQFNESYTYSWFTFRDYTVTSTSYSGNRLTGVPRHVFVSSLQLKFPADLSLFAQHNYTSKIPLNDANTVYAAHYNLLQGRVSWQPTIARKTRLEIFAAADNILNQKYSLGNDLNAVGNRYYNASPLRNYNVGMNVRL; encoded by the coding sequence ATGATAAAATTGTACCTGAGCTGGTTTCTGACCCTTGCAATAGCTGTAAACGCCACCGCCCAAAGTAAAAAAACAATAAAAAAAGATACCACGCACCTAAAAACTGTAACTGTACACGGCTATCTTAGTGAACAGCCGGTGTTGAGTGTACCGGCTTCGGTAAGTGTATTGGGGGCTGCACAATTAAAATTACAGCCCGATAATTCATTTGTAACGGCATTGAACACCGTTCCGGGTATCCGGGCCGAGGAGCGTTCGCCGGGGAGCTACCGTTTATCCATCCGCGGGAGTTTGTTGCGGTCGCCGTTTGGGGTTAGGGATGTAAAAATTTATTTTGATGAAATTCCCTTAACGGATGCCGGGGGCAACACTTACCTGAATGCTATTGATATAGGCAGCATAGGCAGTATCGAAATACTAAAAGGCCCCGATGGCAGCTTATTTGGCGCCAACTCCGGCGGGGTAGTTTCGCTGAGTTCTATTAACCGCTATAATGATGGTAGTTATTTAACGGCGGGCGTTAATACCGGCAGCTATGGCTTGTTCCACGAAAAGGTTACGCTTCAGCAGCGTTCGGGGGCAAATCTGTTTAATATCAGCCAAAGTTTTCAAACCTATCACGGTTACAGGCAACATAGTGATACGCACCGAAATTACATACAACTGGCCGATAAATGGAACTATAGCGGTAAAAACGAGTTAAAAGTGCTGGGGCTATATTCCAACCTGGCCTACCAAACGCCCGGCGGCTTAAACCTGGCGCAGTTTACAGCCAACCCAACACTGGCGCGGCAGCCAACTGCAACTTTACCCGGAGCTATACAACAGCAAATTGGTATCACCACTAAAATGTATTTAGGCGGATTGACCAACGAATACCATTTAAGCGACAGGATCAGGAACGTGCTGTCTGTTTTTGGCAGCCATGTTGATTTTGCCAACCCATTTATTACCAATTATGAGCAACGTAAGGAAAATACTTATGGATTGCGCACTTATTTTGAATTGGCCGGCAATCACCAGGAAAACCTGGATTGGAAAGCCGATTTAGGAATTGAGTGGCAGCAAACCAATTCGCTGATTAGCAATTATGGCAATAAAAAAGGCGTAAAGGATACCACCCAAACCAGCGATAACATTCATACCAATCAGCATTTTATCTTCGGGCGCTATTCGGCAGACCTATTTAAACGCCTGCACGCGGAAGCCGCGCTGAGCCTGAATTGGTACGACTATGATTTTAAAAATATTTACCCGCTTAACCAAAGCGGTTTTACCAACCGCAATTTTACGCCACAATTAATGCCAAGGCTTGCCTTAAGCTACCAGCTTACCAATAACTTTATCTGGCGGGCATCAGTAAGCCGCGGCTACTCTACACCAACCACTGCCGAGGTGCGGCCTACTGATAATATTGTAAATACCAGCCTGCAGGCACAAACCGGCTGGAATTACGAAACCGGTTTCCGCCTGCGCAACCAGGACGAGACTTTGCTGCTCGATGCTTCTGTATTTTATTACCGCATCAGCAATGCCATTGTACGCCGTTTAAATACCGACGAAACCGAGCACTATATCAATGCCGGCGGCACCAATCAGCCAGGTTTTGAATTGTCGTTTACAGATTGGATTATCCGCCAGAATAGTACACATTTTATCCGTGGCCTGCAGTTTAATGAATCATATACTTACAGCTGGTTTACTTTCCGCGATTACACGGTTACCAGCACCAGCTATTCGGGCAACAGGCTAACGGGGGTGCCCAGGCATGTGTTTGTATCCAGCCTGCAACTCAAATTCCCGGCAGATCTTTCGTTGTTTGCACAGCATAACTACACCTCAAAAATCCCGCTCAACGATGCCAATACAGTATATGCCGCGCATTATAACCTGTTACAAGGCAGGGTTAGCTGGCAACCAACAATTGCCCGTAAAACACGATTGGAGATTTTTGCCGCCGCGGATAACATCCTGAACCAAAAATATAGCCTTGGGAATGATTTAAATGCGGTAGGCAACAGGTATTATAACGCTTCGCCTTTGAGGAATTATAATGTGGGTATGAATGTGAGGTTGTAA
- a CDS encoding MmcQ/YjbR family DNA-binding protein codes for MATDMSIFMQFLRSILLPLPGVTEGMHFEYPAFYVNKKIFTNVKLAQELLAVYTTEREKWMARDPHTFFITHHYINYKCMVVRLETVSPDDLKTLLITAYRARATKKLVKEYDVMMSAG; via the coding sequence ATGGCTACCGATATGTCAATCTTTATGCAGTTTCTGCGCAGCATACTGCTCCCTTTGCCTGGCGTTACCGAGGGAATGCATTTTGAATACCCGGCCTTTTATGTAAATAAAAAGATTTTTACCAACGTAAAACTGGCGCAGGAACTGCTTGCAGTGTATACTACCGAACGTGAAAAATGGATGGCGCGCGATCCGCATACCTTCTTTATTACCCATCATTACATCAATTACAAATGCATGGTGGTACGCCTTGAAACGGTATCGCCTGATGATCTTAAAACCCTGTTGATAACTGCCTATCGTGCACGGGCGACAAAAAAACTGGTAAAAGAATACGATGTGATGATGTCAGCCGGGTAA
- a CDS encoding DUF4142 domain-containing protein has protein sequence MKKLSLMAMMAIAALSFQSCGGAKDSKDAADSTNAVKDTSTMAVNDTTGVTGAKGIAVDKDDAKFAVDAANGGMTEVAAGKVAETKALNQKVKDFAAMMVADHGKANEELMAIAKTKNITLPAAPSEEKQKELADLSKKSASDFDKAYVDAMVDGHKKTISMFEDAAKNCKDADLKAFAEKTLPTIKGHLTEIEAIKKGMK, from the coding sequence ATGAAAAAGTTAAGTTTAATGGCGATGATGGCAATTGCTGCCTTATCATTCCAATCATGCGGCGGTGCCAAAGACAGTAAAGATGCTGCCGACAGTACCAATGCCGTTAAAGACACATCAACAATGGCGGTTAACGATACTACCGGCGTAACCGGCGCAAAAGGCATTGCTGTTGATAAAGATGATGCAAAATTTGCTGTTGACGCTGCCAACGGTGGTATGACCGAAGTTGCGGCAGGTAAAGTTGCCGAAACCAAAGCCTTAAATCAAAAAGTTAAAGATTTTGCAGCAATGATGGTGGCCGATCATGGCAAAGCAAACGAGGAATTGATGGCTATTGCCAAAACCAAAAACATTACATTGCCAGCCGCACCAAGCGAAGAAAAGCAAAAGGAGTTGGCAGATCTTTCAAAAAAATCGGCCAGCGATTTTGACAAAGCTTACGTAGATGCCATGGTTGACGGGCACAAAAAAACAATATCGATGTTTGAAGATGCTGCCAAAAACTGTAAAGACGCAGATTTGAAGGCTTTTGCCGAAAAAACTTTACCTACTATAAAAGGTCATCTTACCGAGATAGAGGCAATAAAAAAAGGTATGAAATAA
- a CDS encoding HD domain-containing protein: MIVRNSIVELKETKLWNYLNEIDKIYADYSIVFVEQITPLLKSIQDFFPYYTRHDAHHGYRVLRRMDQILSKECLKKDNKLSLTNIEAFLLICSSYAHDLGMTVFPNEKDILINQLEINDEHWKSNVTLQKHLRKYHSQRGGSYIDQNYEKLNIPKNLISPLDLLMTAHNLSINELEVKLGKRVAGGEKELDLKQLACILCIADSLEFSETRIVDGVLDTLKDKIKNHEESEAITSYKENLKHVCIGDSVAIGKDGKIIISGTFDDPEVLNLAHKTIDFIESWVRDYIDIDLKSSLRRLIVRGDSIERNLVILGSDFERLGIRIKKDHIINLISSNSTWSNDTGIVIKELLQNSVEACRYRKFNSIAAADYKPHIDIKYNKSQHAIIISDNGCGMSRSTILNNFLTVGNSRSMDPTYKTSSYSSLARFGIGFWSTFTIANSVSIQTAPFEYMNVQLNSEKIDGLTFEVSINEFKDYTLFKKTSLSPGTTITLLLKKEIGVDDLLMRLNNSIVCSEIPINISNGEEEYSIPTNISLPSLADLTGAKRKLALEHNVKEFIFEKQYDSLTFKLKLLYTMSNGAATFKLSNNISVMHMLNRYGYSEVFSICGFKTAIRLYSLIFDFGRIGLFVANTNNPEGFVFNLNRHSLISSDAYTNLINILTEAVNEAYRYFLKTTNSTDKKTVYILNQQSRSNGGNTYGNYSKFRLWQLYNKVPDLLIFKLTKISKGLNLLDADIRYESFDELRNYRFQLWSCTVHIFNAQIRLNPEENTNFIYAVIEQITMEQESYFLEPNLEIDLLFDNDPYSFVHIISVETVTKIPIKLPLLRINSHSLQPFVNHKWFICEIRGVWTGTILEKEILGANFVFIGQHKLIVKPNTNISIEIKNLHSKGQIMKLCDLVKLLNDASDGFTDDSVLKFM; the protein is encoded by the coding sequence ATGATTGTACGGAATTCGATTGTTGAACTTAAAGAAACTAAACTTTGGAACTATCTGAATGAAATAGACAAAATATATGCTGACTACTCAATCGTATTTGTTGAACAAATTACACCATTATTAAAATCTATACAAGATTTTTTTCCCTATTATACCCGGCACGATGCCCATCATGGCTATAGAGTATTGAGGCGAATGGATCAAATTCTTTCTAAAGAATGTTTAAAAAAAGACAATAAATTGAGTTTGACCAATATTGAAGCCTTCCTTCTCATTTGCAGTTCATATGCACATGATCTAGGAATGACAGTATTTCCAAATGAAAAAGACATTTTAATAAATCAATTAGAAATAAATGACGAACACTGGAAAAGCAATGTTACTTTACAAAAGCATTTGAGGAAATACCACTCGCAAAGAGGTGGTAGTTATATCGATCAGAACTACGAAAAACTCAATATACCTAAAAATTTGATCTCACCGTTAGACTTACTGATGACCGCGCACAATTTATCGATAAATGAATTGGAAGTTAAACTTGGAAAAAGAGTAGCGGGCGGCGAAAAAGAGTTGGATTTGAAACAATTAGCTTGTATTCTATGCATTGCCGATTCGTTAGAGTTTAGTGAAACGAGAATAGTAGACGGTGTATTAGATACGTTAAAAGACAAAATTAAAAACCATGAGGAATCAGAAGCAATAACTTCCTACAAAGAAAATCTAAAACATGTTTGCATTGGAGACAGTGTTGCAATAGGAAAAGACGGAAAGATTATTATTTCAGGCACATTTGATGATCCTGAGGTATTAAATCTTGCTCATAAGACTATCGATTTCATAGAGTCTTGGGTTAGAGATTATATTGATATTGATTTAAAGTCTTCTTTGCGACGACTGATTGTGAGGGGTGACTCAATTGAACGAAACTTAGTGATTTTGGGCAGTGACTTTGAACGATTAGGTATCAGAATAAAAAAAGATCATATTATTAATCTTATATCATCTAACTCAACTTGGTCGAATGACACTGGGATAGTAATTAAAGAGTTACTTCAAAATTCAGTTGAAGCTTGTAGATACAGGAAATTTAATTCCATTGCTGCTGCTGATTATAAGCCTCATATCGATATTAAATACAATAAAAGTCAACATGCCATTATTATTTCTGACAACGGATGTGGAATGTCAAGATCGACAATTTTGAATAATTTTTTGACGGTAGGAAACAGCCGGTCCATGGATCCTACATATAAGACTTCCTCATATAGTTCTTTGGCAAGATTTGGAATTGGGTTTTGGTCAACATTTACGATTGCAAATTCCGTATCGATTCAAACAGCTCCTTTTGAATACATGAATGTCCAACTAAATTCTGAAAAAATTGATGGTTTAACCTTTGAGGTAAGTATAAACGAATTCAAAGATTACACCCTATTTAAAAAAACGTCGTTATCACCAGGAACAACAATAACGCTCCTTTTAAAAAAAGAGATTGGAGTTGATGATCTATTAATGCGTTTAAATAACTCGATTGTATGCTCTGAAATACCTATAAATATTTCCAACGGTGAGGAAGAGTATTCCATTCCGACTAACATCTCGTTGCCATCCTTAGCGGATTTAACTGGTGCCAAAAGAAAACTTGCATTGGAGCACAATGTCAAAGAATTTATCTTCGAAAAACAGTACGATAGTTTAACATTTAAATTAAAACTACTTTATACAATGTCCAACGGGGCAGCAACTTTTAAGTTGAGCAACAACATCAGTGTAATGCATATGCTCAATAGGTATGGATATTCTGAGGTGTTTTCTATTTGTGGTTTTAAAACAGCAATTCGACTATACTCTCTAATCTTCGACTTTGGTCGTATTGGTCTATTTGTTGCGAATACAAACAACCCAGAGGGCTTTGTTTTTAATTTAAATAGACATTCACTAATATCTTCCGATGCCTATACAAACTTGATAAATATCCTCACGGAAGCAGTTAACGAAGCGTATCGATATTTTCTTAAAACCACCAATTCAACTGATAAAAAAACTGTTTACATACTCAATCAGCAATCCAGATCAAACGGAGGAAATACTTATGGAAATTATTCTAAATTTCGCTTATGGCAGCTTTACAATAAAGTACCAGATTTACTGATTTTCAAATTAACAAAAATATCAAAGGGGTTAAATTTACTTGACGCAGATATACGATATGAATCTTTTGACGAATTAAGAAACTATCGGTTTCAGTTATGGTCTTGTACAGTTCATATATTTAACGCTCAAATAAGATTAAATCCAGAAGAAAATACAAATTTCATTTATGCTGTTATTGAACAAATAACAATGGAGCAAGAGTCTTACTTTTTGGAACCAAATCTTGAAATAGACTTATTGTTTGACAATGATCCGTATTCTTTTGTACATATTATATCTGTCGAAACTGTAACTAAAATTCCTATAAAATTACCGCTATTAAGAATTAACAGTCACTCTCTTCAACCGTTTGTAAATCATAAATGGTTCATATGCGAAATTCGAGGGGTTTGGACCGGAACCATATTAGAGAAGGAAATATTGGGGGCTAATTTTGTTTTTATAGGCCAACACAAACTAATTGTAAAACCGAATACAAATATTTCAATTGAAATAAAAAACCTTCACAGCAAAGGTCAAATTATGAAGCTCTGTGATTTAGTTAAATTATTAAATGATGCTTCGGATGGTTTTACAGATGATTCTGTTTTGAAATTTATGTAA